A genomic stretch from Nilaparvata lugens isolate BPH chromosome 8, ASM1435652v1, whole genome shotgun sequence includes:
- the LOC111046503 gene encoding guanine nucleotide exchange factor subunit RIC1, whose amino-acid sequence MIFARRWQVLLAASLLVGYCFADDNLERREKPEREERQTHNEVADATKSASKETTQVRIGSAAVKKTAKNADLLRKLGLVKLKGPSASHHRKRLASQSRGARPGDSHVVVVKLPPAPHYYTHSRPLTQPFDKLGVGFFSNGRPARISPLNLPLAEKSLQARRARPNIHPYPNTHSSLHPNAHPNAHPSAHPSSHLSSHPSSLINIHPHSSSSTAQKWQSTLDVHDFRHDDDLAQMHAVSYYKPKGPTKKAFHKYLAANGKLHSFYVMSTHKKKKKIA is encoded by the exons GTGGCAAGTGCTACTGGCAGCGTCCCTGTTAGTCGGCTACTGTTTCGCTGACGACAACCTGGAACGAAGAGAGAAACCTGAAAGAGAAGAGAGACAGACACATAACGAGGTTGCCGATGCAACGAAATCAGCCAGCAAAGAGACAACGCAAGTGAGGATAGGAAGTGCAGCGGTCAAGAAAACGGCCAAAAATGCTGATCTGCTAAGGAAGTTAGGACTAGTGAAGCTGAAGGGTCCCTCAGCCAGTCATCATAGGAAGAGACTTGCGAGTCAGTCAAGGGGAGCTCGTCCAGGAGATTCTCATGTG GTGGTAGTGAAACTTCCTCCAGCGCCCCACTACTACACACACAGTCGTCCGCTGACTCAGCCGTTTGACAAGCTGGGTGTCGGCTTCTTCTCCAACGGACGTCCGGCGCGCATCAGTCCACTCAACCTGCCATTGGCTGAGAAATCACTGCAGGCAAGACGAGCCCGTCCCAACATCCATCCATATCCAAACACTCATTCCAGTCTCCATCCTAACGCACATCCTAACGCTCATCCTAGCGCACATCCTAGTTCTCATCTTAGCTCTCATCCTAGCTCTCTTATCAACATCCATCCCCACTCCTCGTCATCTACAGCCCAGAAATGGCAAAGCACCTTAGACGTGCACGACTTCCGTCATGACGACGACCTCGCCCAGATGCATGCTGTCTCCTACTACAAGCCGAAAGGACCCACCAAGAAGGCTTTCCACAAGTACCTGGCCGCCAACGGGAAACTGCACTCGTTCTACGTCATGTCCActcacaagaagaagaagaagattgccTGA